A genomic stretch from Telopea speciosissima isolate NSW1024214 ecotype Mountain lineage chromosome 7, Tspe_v1, whole genome shotgun sequence includes:
- the LOC122669074 gene encoding tubby-like F-box protein 3 isoform X1 — translation MSLKSIIQDMKGDFGSISRKGFEVKLGYGLRSRSHRVVQDVFVPVDAMRQSCWANMPPELLRDVLMRLEASENTWPPRKHVVACAGVCRSWRDITMEIVTTPEVSGKLTFPIALKQPGPRDSLLQCFIKRNRASQTYHLYLGLTQAHSTLSDNGKFLLAARKCRRPTCTDYIISLDADDMSKGSGTYIGKLRSNFLGTKFTIYDAQPPHAGATITKSRSTRLVGSKQVSPRIPAANYSVAHISYELNVLGSRGPRRMHCTMDAIPASAIEPGGEAPTQTEFPLCNPDSFPSLPFFRSKSTRTDNVLSGPLTTPKDGVLVLKNKAPRWHEQLQCWCLNFRGRVTVASVKNFQLVASPEDGIAGQEHEKVILQFGKVGKDLFTMDYRYPLSAFQAFAICLSSFDTKIASVFAAFPGVS, via the exons ATGTCGCTCAAGAGTATCATCCAAGACATGAAAGGGGATTTCGGTAGCATCTCGAGGAAAGGATTTGAGGTGAAGCTGGGTTATGGCTTGCGATCGAGATCACATCGAGTGGTTCAAGATGTTTTCGTGCCAGTCGATGCTATGAGACAGAGCTGTTGGGCTAACATGCCACCAGAGCTTCTGAGGGACGTGCTTATGAGGTTAGAAGCTTCAGAGAATACATGGCCTCCGCGGAAGCACGTGGTCGCTTGTGCTGGGGTTTGCAGGAGTTGGAGAGATATTACAATGGAGATTGTTACGACCCCAGAAGTGTCCGGCAAGCTTACATTTCCGATTGCCTTGAAGCAG CCAGGCCCTAGAGACTCCCTCCTCCAATGTTTCATAAAACGGAACCGAGCCTCCCAAACATACCATCTTTACCTTGGACTAACTCAAG CTCATAGTA CACTATCTGATAATGGCAAATTCCTTCTTGCTGCACGCAAGTGTCGACGCCCTACCTGCACTGACTACATCATCTCTCTAGATGCTGATGATATGTCTAAGGGGAGTGGAACTTACATTGGGAAGTTGAG GTCAAACTTTTTGGGGACCAAGTTTACGATCTATGATGCACAGCCTCCTCATGCTGGAGCCACGATTACAAAAAGTCGTTCCACTCGGCTGGTGGGTTCGAAACAGGTCTCTCCCAGAATCCCTGCTGCTAACTACTCAGTAGCGCACATTTCATATGAGTTGAATGTTTTGGGTTCCAG GGGTCCAAGGAGGATGCACTGTACAATGGATGCCATCCCTGCCTCTGCAATTGAACCTGGGGGTGAGGCCCCCACACAGACTGAATTCCCCCTTTGCAACCCGgattccttcccttctcttcccttttttagATCGAAATCGACTCGCACAGACAATGTCCTGTCAGGGCCTTTGACTACCCCGAAAGATGGAGTGCTTGTGTTAAAGAATAAGGCTCCTAGGTGGCATGAACAGCTCCAATGCTGGTGCCTGAATTTCCGTGGACGAGTGACGGTTGCTTCAGTGAAGAACTTTCAGCTGGTGGCTTCTCCAGAGGATGGAATAGCAGGTCAGGAGCATGAGAAGGTCATCCTTCAGTTTGGGAAAGTGGGGAAGGACTTGTTCACCATGGATTATCGGTATCCACTCTCAGCATTCCAGGCATTTGCAATCTGCCTCAGCAGCTTTGACACCAAGATTGCTT CTGTGTTTGCAGCATTTCCTGGTGTTTCGTGA
- the LOC122669074 gene encoding tubby-like F-box protein 3 isoform X3: MSLKSIIQDMKGDFGSISRKGFEVKLGYGLRSRSHRVVQDVFVPVDAMRQSCWANMPPELLRDVLMRLEASENTWPPRKHVVACAGVCRSWRDITMEIVTTPEVSGKLTFPIALKQPGPRDSLLQCFIKRNRASQTYHLYLGLTQAHSTLSDNGKFLLAARKCRRPTCTDYIISLDADDMSKGSGTYIGKLRSNFLGTKFTIYDAQPPHAGATITKSRSTRLVGSKQVSPRIPAANYSVAHISYELNVLGSRGPRRMHCTMDAIPASAIEPGGEAPTQTEFPLCNPDSFPSLPFFRSKSTRTDNVLSGPLTTPKDGVLVLKNKAPRWHEQLQCWCLNFRGRVTVASVKNFQLVASPEDGIAGQEHEKVILQFGKVGKDLFTMDYRYPLSAFQAFAICLSSFDTKIACE, encoded by the exons ATGTCGCTCAAGAGTATCATCCAAGACATGAAAGGGGATTTCGGTAGCATCTCGAGGAAAGGATTTGAGGTGAAGCTGGGTTATGGCTTGCGATCGAGATCACATCGAGTGGTTCAAGATGTTTTCGTGCCAGTCGATGCTATGAGACAGAGCTGTTGGGCTAACATGCCACCAGAGCTTCTGAGGGACGTGCTTATGAGGTTAGAAGCTTCAGAGAATACATGGCCTCCGCGGAAGCACGTGGTCGCTTGTGCTGGGGTTTGCAGGAGTTGGAGAGATATTACAATGGAGATTGTTACGACCCCAGAAGTGTCCGGCAAGCTTACATTTCCGATTGCCTTGAAGCAG CCAGGCCCTAGAGACTCCCTCCTCCAATGTTTCATAAAACGGAACCGAGCCTCCCAAACATACCATCTTTACCTTGGACTAACTCAAG CTCATAGTA CACTATCTGATAATGGCAAATTCCTTCTTGCTGCACGCAAGTGTCGACGCCCTACCTGCACTGACTACATCATCTCTCTAGATGCTGATGATATGTCTAAGGGGAGTGGAACTTACATTGGGAAGTTGAG GTCAAACTTTTTGGGGACCAAGTTTACGATCTATGATGCACAGCCTCCTCATGCTGGAGCCACGATTACAAAAAGTCGTTCCACTCGGCTGGTGGGTTCGAAACAGGTCTCTCCCAGAATCCCTGCTGCTAACTACTCAGTAGCGCACATTTCATATGAGTTGAATGTTTTGGGTTCCAG GGGTCCAAGGAGGATGCACTGTACAATGGATGCCATCCCTGCCTCTGCAATTGAACCTGGGGGTGAGGCCCCCACACAGACTGAATTCCCCCTTTGCAACCCGgattccttcccttctcttcccttttttagATCGAAATCGACTCGCACAGACAATGTCCTGTCAGGGCCTTTGACTACCCCGAAAGATGGAGTGCTTGTGTTAAAGAATAAGGCTCCTAGGTGGCATGAACAGCTCCAATGCTGGTGCCTGAATTTCCGTGGACGAGTGACGGTTGCTTCAGTGAAGAACTTTCAGCTGGTGGCTTCTCCAGAGGATGGAATAGCAGGTCAGGAGCATGAGAAGGTCATCCTTCAGTTTGGGAAAGTGGGGAAGGACTTGTTCACCATGGATTATCGGTATCCACTCTCAGCATTCCAGGCATTTGCAATCTGCCTCAGCAGCTTTGACACCAAGATTGCTTGTGAGTGA
- the LOC122669070 gene encoding LOW QUALITY PROTEIN: inactive beta-amylase 9 (The sequence of the model RefSeq protein was modified relative to this genomic sequence to represent the inferred CDS: substituted 1 base at 1 genomic stop codon), with protein sequence MEVSVVGRSQSKMGTTTEMAFRELGLFCSSNQVLPRQRKVSFNLLRRWRSAGVRLTVKATHSAVSLSEKISAEISTAKXSTTENVKLFVGLPLDAVSDCNTVNHARAITAGLKALKLLGVEGVELPIWWGVVEKDAMGKYEWSSYLCLAQMVRDAGLKLRVSLCFHASQQPKIPLPKWLSRIGEAQPSIFFTDRSECQYKDCLALAVDDLPVLDRKTPLQVYQEFSQSFKSSFSHLLGSTITDVSMSLGPDGELRYPSYPSMRSSKTKIPGIGEFQCYDEHMLMHLRQHAEATGNPKWGLGGPHDAPSYDELPNSNTFFKEHGGSWETSYGDFFLSWYSNQLISHCDRILSLASTTFADSPVTVSGKVPLVHSWYKTRSHPSEVTAGFYNTVHRDGYDAVVQMFAKNSCRMVLPGMDLSEKQQPSGSLSSPELLLAQMKAACRKHGVMVSGENSGAGTPEGLEEIKKNLCGEEEELVVLDSFTYQRMGAHFFSPEHFPKFTEFARSLQELELHSDDHPDMEEEKETCVSLPLSSSSRKDLQMMQVTS encoded by the exons atGGAGGTTTCAGTGGTTGGAAGGTCTCAGTCGAAGATGGGAACGACGACGGAGATGGCGTTTCGGGAATTAGGGTTGTTTTGTAGTTCAAACCAAGTCTTGCCTAGACAGAGGAAGGtttctttcaatctcttaaggagatggagaagtgCTGGAGTTCGACTCACAGTGAAGGCCACCCACTCGGCTGTCTCTTTGTCAGAGAAAATCTCAGCAGAGATCTCTACAGCCAAATGATCAACAACA GAGAATGTGAAGTTATTCGTGGGGCTTCCCTTAGATGCTGTCTCCGACTGCAATACAGTGAACCACGCAAGAGCCATCACCGCCGGATTGAAGGCCTTGAAGCTGTTGGGAGTGGAAGGCGTGGAACTCCCCATCTGGTGGGGTGTGGTGGAGAAGGATGCCATGGGAAAGTACGAGTGGTCGTCTTACCTCTGTCTTGCTCAAATGGTCCGAGACGCAGGTCTCAAGCTCCGTGTCTCCCTCTGTTTCCACGCTTCTCAACAACCAAAAATCCCTCTCCCTAAATGGTTATCTCGGATTGGTGAAGCTCAGCCCAgcatcttcttcacggatcgCTCTGAATGCCAGTACAAAGACTGTTTGGCACTGGCCGTTGATGATCTACCTGTCCTTGACCGAAAGACTCCATTGCAAGTTTACCAGGAATTTTCCCAGAGCTTCAAGtcttccttctctcatctcCTGGGTTCCACAATCACG GATGTCTCAATGAGTCTTGGGCCTGACGGCGAGCTCCGATATCCTTCGTACCCTTCAATGAGAAGCAGCAAAACTAAAATTCCAGGAATTGGGGAATTCCAGTGCTACGACGAACACATGTTAATGCATCTTAGACAACACGCAGAGGCCACCGGAAACCCCAAATGGGGTCTCGGAGGCCCACACGACGCACCCAGTTACGATGAGCTACCAAACTCCAATACCTTCTTCAAGGAGCATGGAGGCTCATGGGAGACTTCATATGGGGATTTCTTCCTCTCCTGGTACTCCAACCAGCTCATCTCCCACTGCGATCGCATCCTCTCTCTGGCCTCCACTACATTCGCAGATTCTCCAGTCACCGTATCAGGTAAGGTGCCATTGGTGCATTCCTGGTACAAGACAAGATCCCACCCTTCTGAGGTGACGGCGGGGTTCTATAACACCGTCCACAGAGATGGCTACGATGCTGTGGTCCAGATGTTCGCTAAAAATTCGTGCAGAATGGTTCTTCCTGGCATGGATCTCTCTGAGAAGCAACAGCCCAGTGGATCACTGTCCAGCCCTGAGTTGTTGCTTGCACAGATGAAGGCAGCATGTAGGAAGCATGGAGTTATGGTCTCTGGGGAAAACTCAGGCGCAGGAACCCCAGAGGGTTTGGAAGAGATTAAGAAGAATttgtgtggagaagaagaggaactggTGGTGTTAGATTCGTTCACGTATCAGAGGATGGGAGCTCATTTCTTCTCACCCGAACACTTCCCCAAATTTACAGAGTTCGCCAGAAGCCTCCAAGAACTGGAATTACATTCAGACGACCATCCTGAtatggaggaggagaaggagaccTGTGTGTCTCTGCCCTTGAGTTCGAGTTCAAGGAAGGATCTCCAGATGATGCAGGTTACATCTTAA
- the LOC122669074 gene encoding tubby-like F-box protein 3 isoform X4, whose amino-acid sequence MSLKSIIQDMKGDFGSISRKGFEVKLGYGLRSRSHRVVQDVFVPVDAMRQSCWANMPPELLRDVLMRLEASENTWPPRKHVVACAGVCRSWRDITMEIVTTPEVSGKLTFPIALKQPGPRDSLLQCFIKRNRASQTYHLYLGLTQALSDNGKFLLAARKCRRPTCTDYIISLDADDMSKGSGTYIGKLRSNFLGTKFTIYDAQPPHAGATITKSRSTRLVGSKQVSPRIPAANYSVAHISYELNVLGSRGPRRMHCTMDAIPASAIEPGGEAPTQTEFPLCNPDSFPSLPFFRSKSTRTDNVLSGPLTTPKDGVLVLKNKAPRWHEQLQCWCLNFRGRVTVASVKNFQLVASPEDGIAGQEHEKVILQFGKVGKDLFTMDYRYPLSAFQAFAICLSSFDTKIACE is encoded by the exons ATGTCGCTCAAGAGTATCATCCAAGACATGAAAGGGGATTTCGGTAGCATCTCGAGGAAAGGATTTGAGGTGAAGCTGGGTTATGGCTTGCGATCGAGATCACATCGAGTGGTTCAAGATGTTTTCGTGCCAGTCGATGCTATGAGACAGAGCTGTTGGGCTAACATGCCACCAGAGCTTCTGAGGGACGTGCTTATGAGGTTAGAAGCTTCAGAGAATACATGGCCTCCGCGGAAGCACGTGGTCGCTTGTGCTGGGGTTTGCAGGAGTTGGAGAGATATTACAATGGAGATTGTTACGACCCCAGAAGTGTCCGGCAAGCTTACATTTCCGATTGCCTTGAAGCAG CCAGGCCCTAGAGACTCCCTCCTCCAATGTTTCATAAAACGGAACCGAGCCTCCCAAACATACCATCTTTACCTTGGACTAACTCAAG CACTATCTGATAATGGCAAATTCCTTCTTGCTGCACGCAAGTGTCGACGCCCTACCTGCACTGACTACATCATCTCTCTAGATGCTGATGATATGTCTAAGGGGAGTGGAACTTACATTGGGAAGTTGAG GTCAAACTTTTTGGGGACCAAGTTTACGATCTATGATGCACAGCCTCCTCATGCTGGAGCCACGATTACAAAAAGTCGTTCCACTCGGCTGGTGGGTTCGAAACAGGTCTCTCCCAGAATCCCTGCTGCTAACTACTCAGTAGCGCACATTTCATATGAGTTGAATGTTTTGGGTTCCAG GGGTCCAAGGAGGATGCACTGTACAATGGATGCCATCCCTGCCTCTGCAATTGAACCTGGGGGTGAGGCCCCCACACAGACTGAATTCCCCCTTTGCAACCCGgattccttcccttctcttcccttttttagATCGAAATCGACTCGCACAGACAATGTCCTGTCAGGGCCTTTGACTACCCCGAAAGATGGAGTGCTTGTGTTAAAGAATAAGGCTCCTAGGTGGCATGAACAGCTCCAATGCTGGTGCCTGAATTTCCGTGGACGAGTGACGGTTGCTTCAGTGAAGAACTTTCAGCTGGTGGCTTCTCCAGAGGATGGAATAGCAGGTCAGGAGCATGAGAAGGTCATCCTTCAGTTTGGGAAAGTGGGGAAGGACTTGTTCACCATGGATTATCGGTATCCACTCTCAGCATTCCAGGCATTTGCAATCTGCCTCAGCAGCTTTGACACCAAGATTGCTTGTGAGTGA
- the LOC122669074 gene encoding tubby-like F-box protein 3 isoform X2, producing MSLKSIIQDMKGDFGSISRKGFEVKLGYGLRSRSHRVVQDVFVPVDAMRQSCWANMPPELLRDVLMRLEASENTWPPRKHVVACAGVCRSWRDITMEIVTTPEVSGKLTFPIALKQPGPRDSLLQCFIKRNRASQTYHLYLGLTQALSDNGKFLLAARKCRRPTCTDYIISLDADDMSKGSGTYIGKLRSNFLGTKFTIYDAQPPHAGATITKSRSTRLVGSKQVSPRIPAANYSVAHISYELNVLGSRGPRRMHCTMDAIPASAIEPGGEAPTQTEFPLCNPDSFPSLPFFRSKSTRTDNVLSGPLTTPKDGVLVLKNKAPRWHEQLQCWCLNFRGRVTVASVKNFQLVASPEDGIAGQEHEKVILQFGKVGKDLFTMDYRYPLSAFQAFAICLSSFDTKIASVFAAFPGVS from the exons ATGTCGCTCAAGAGTATCATCCAAGACATGAAAGGGGATTTCGGTAGCATCTCGAGGAAAGGATTTGAGGTGAAGCTGGGTTATGGCTTGCGATCGAGATCACATCGAGTGGTTCAAGATGTTTTCGTGCCAGTCGATGCTATGAGACAGAGCTGTTGGGCTAACATGCCACCAGAGCTTCTGAGGGACGTGCTTATGAGGTTAGAAGCTTCAGAGAATACATGGCCTCCGCGGAAGCACGTGGTCGCTTGTGCTGGGGTTTGCAGGAGTTGGAGAGATATTACAATGGAGATTGTTACGACCCCAGAAGTGTCCGGCAAGCTTACATTTCCGATTGCCTTGAAGCAG CCAGGCCCTAGAGACTCCCTCCTCCAATGTTTCATAAAACGGAACCGAGCCTCCCAAACATACCATCTTTACCTTGGACTAACTCAAG CACTATCTGATAATGGCAAATTCCTTCTTGCTGCACGCAAGTGTCGACGCCCTACCTGCACTGACTACATCATCTCTCTAGATGCTGATGATATGTCTAAGGGGAGTGGAACTTACATTGGGAAGTTGAG GTCAAACTTTTTGGGGACCAAGTTTACGATCTATGATGCACAGCCTCCTCATGCTGGAGCCACGATTACAAAAAGTCGTTCCACTCGGCTGGTGGGTTCGAAACAGGTCTCTCCCAGAATCCCTGCTGCTAACTACTCAGTAGCGCACATTTCATATGAGTTGAATGTTTTGGGTTCCAG GGGTCCAAGGAGGATGCACTGTACAATGGATGCCATCCCTGCCTCTGCAATTGAACCTGGGGGTGAGGCCCCCACACAGACTGAATTCCCCCTTTGCAACCCGgattccttcccttctcttcccttttttagATCGAAATCGACTCGCACAGACAATGTCCTGTCAGGGCCTTTGACTACCCCGAAAGATGGAGTGCTTGTGTTAAAGAATAAGGCTCCTAGGTGGCATGAACAGCTCCAATGCTGGTGCCTGAATTTCCGTGGACGAGTGACGGTTGCTTCAGTGAAGAACTTTCAGCTGGTGGCTTCTCCAGAGGATGGAATAGCAGGTCAGGAGCATGAGAAGGTCATCCTTCAGTTTGGGAAAGTGGGGAAGGACTTGTTCACCATGGATTATCGGTATCCACTCTCAGCATTCCAGGCATTTGCAATCTGCCTCAGCAGCTTTGACACCAAGATTGCTT CTGTGTTTGCAGCATTTCCTGGTGTTTCGTGA